A single Pseudodesulfovibrio aespoeensis Aspo-2 DNA region contains:
- the secE gene encoding preprotein translocase subunit SecE, with translation MAKKKGKTAAEKQPSTAIAAGPVGKVREFIEFLEESKVEIKKVVWPTRKETITTCVAVLIVSLVVALYLGIVDLALSKIVEAILS, from the coding sequence ATGGCCAAGAAAAAAGGCAAGACTGCTGCCGAAAAGCAGCCCTCCACGGCGATAGCAGCCGGTCCGGTCGGAAAGGTCAGGGAGTTCATCGAATTCCTTGAGGAGTCCAAAGTCGAGATCAAGAAGGTTGTCTGGCCGACCCGCAAGGAGACCATCACCACATGCGTCGCCGTGCTGATTGTCAGCCTGGTCGTGGCTCTTTACCTGGGCATTGTTGACCTGGCGCTCTCCAAGATCGTCGAGGCCATACTGTCCTAA
- the rplA gene encoding 50S ribosomal protein L1 translates to MPKQGKKFRNAVGDRDTNLRVQVEEGVKTAIEGAFAKFDETVDVAINLGVDPKYSDQMIRGAVSLPNGLGKDVRVVVFCKSEKIAEAKAAGADYAGSDDLVEKIQGGWLDFDKAVATPDMMALVGKIGRLLGPRGLMPNAKTGTVTMDVVKAVSELKAGKVEFKVDKAGVLHAPIGKVSFGTEKLCENLKTLLAQIMRMKPSSAKGTYMKAMAVATTMGPGVKIDPLAIRKFIEA, encoded by the coding sequence ATGCCCAAGCAAGGAAAGAAATTCCGCAACGCCGTCGGCGACAGGGACACGAACCTGCGCGTGCAGGTCGAGGAAGGCGTGAAGACCGCCATCGAAGGCGCCTTCGCCAAGTTCGACGAGACCGTGGACGTTGCCATCAACCTCGGCGTTGATCCCAAGTATTCGGATCAGATGATCAGAGGCGCCGTCAGCCTGCCCAATGGGCTTGGCAAGGATGTGCGCGTGGTAGTTTTCTGCAAGTCCGAGAAGATTGCCGAGGCCAAGGCCGCCGGAGCCGACTACGCCGGGTCAGACGACCTGGTTGAGAAGATCCAGGGCGGCTGGCTCGATTTCGACAAGGCCGTCGCCACCCCGGACATGATGGCCCTGGTCGGCAAGATCGGGCGTCTGCTCGGACCGCGCGGCCTGATGCCCAACGCCAAGACCGGCACTGTGACCATGGATGTGGTCAAGGCCGTGTCAGAGCTCAAGGCGGGCAAGGTCGAGTTCAAGGTGGACAAGGCCGGTGTGCTGCATGCACCCATCGGCAAGGTCTCCTTTGGCACCGAGAAGCTGTGTGAGAACCTGAAGACGCTGCTGGCCCAGATCATGCGCATGAAGCCCTCCAGCGCCAAAGGCACTTACATGAAGGCCATGGCAGTTGCTACGACCATGGGCCCTGGCGTGAAGATCGACCCCCTGGCCATCAGGAAGTTTATCGAAGCCTAA
- the rpmG gene encoding 50S ribosomal protein L33: protein MRINIQLQCTECKRKNYATQKNKKNTTGRLEVSKYCPWDKKHTVHRETK, encoded by the coding sequence ATGCGCATCAACATTCAGCTGCAGTGCACCGAGTGCAAGCGTAAGAACTACGCGACGCAGAAAAACAAGAAGAATACTACCGGTCGCCTGGAAGTGAGCAAGTATTGTCCCTGGGACAAGAAGCACACCGTCCACAGAGAGACCAAGTAG
- the rplL gene encoding 50S ribosomal protein L7/L12 codes for MADITKEQVVEFIGNMTVLELSKFIKELEDVFGVEAAAPAAAVMLAPAAAAADAAEEQTEFTVMLTNAGANKIAVIKAVRALTGLGLKEAKAVVDEAPKAIKEAVSKDEADDAAKQLKEAGAEVEIK; via the coding sequence ATGGCTGACATCACCAAAGAGCAAGTTGTCGAATTCATCGGCAACATGACCGTTCTGGAACTGTCCAAGTTCATCAAAGAGCTGGAAGACGTTTTCGGTGTCGAGGCTGCTGCCCCGGCTGCCGCCGTCATGCTCGCCCCGGCTGCCGCTGCTGCCGATGCCGCCGAGGAGCAGACCGAGTTCACCGTCATGCTGACCAACGCAGGTGCCAACAAGATCGCCGTTATCAAGGCTGTCCGCGCCCTGACCGGCCTGGGCCTGAAAGAGGCCAAGGCCGTTGTCGACGAGGCCCCCAAGGCCATCAAGGAAGCCGTTTCCAAGGACGAGGCTGACGACGCTGCCAAGCAGCTGAAGGAAGCCGGCGCTGAAGTTGAAATCAAGTAA
- the rplJ gene encoding 50S ribosomal protein L10: MNRQEKAQIIEQLHKKAARASIAVVTDFKGLTVEEITQLRAKCYEVGVDYQVVKNTLARLALKDTDHGELSEHLKENCAIALGYDDPVALAKTLAEFDRTNKKFALRFGSLEGDFLDSDGVKELAKMPSKPELLSSVLGTMQAVPRNFVCLFANIERKFLYALTAIKEQKEAA; this comes from the coding sequence ATGAACAGGCAAGAAAAAGCCCAGATCATCGAGCAGCTGCACAAGAAAGCTGCGCGGGCAAGCATTGCCGTCGTCACCGACTTCAAGGGACTGACCGTGGAGGAGATCACTCAACTCCGCGCCAAGTGCTACGAAGTCGGGGTGGACTACCAGGTCGTCAAGAATACCCTGGCCCGGTTGGCTCTCAAGGATACCGATCACGGTGAATTGAGCGAACACCTCAAAGAGAACTGCGCCATTGCGCTGGGGTACGACGATCCTGTCGCCCTGGCCAAGACGCTGGCCGAATTTGACAGGACGAACAAGAAGTTCGCTCTGCGTTTTGGCTCTCTTGAAGGGGATTTTCTTGACAGCGACGGCGTGAAGGAACTTGCCAAGATGCCCAGTAAGCCTGAGCTCTTGAGTTCCGTACTCGGCACAATGCAGGCCGTACCGCGCAATTTCGTGTGCTTGTTCGCAAACATCGAACGCAAGTTCCTCTATGCCTTGACTGCGATCAAGGAACAGAAGGAAGCCGCGTAA
- the rplK gene encoding 50S ribosomal protein L11 translates to MAKKEIGKIKLQIPAGSANPSPPVGPALGQHGVNIMEFCKTFNARTQEQKGLIIPVVITVFADRSFDFITKTPPAAVLLLKAAKLEKGSGVPNKEKVGKVTKAQIREIAEMKMPDLNANDIAKAMLQIEGTARSMGLEVKG, encoded by the coding sequence ATGGCCAAGAAAGAAATCGGAAAGATCAAACTGCAGATTCCCGCCGGGAGCGCCAACCCCTCCCCGCCGGTCGGTCCGGCGCTGGGTCAGCATGGCGTGAACATCATGGAGTTCTGCAAGACGTTCAACGCCAGGACGCAGGAACAGAAGGGACTTATAATCCCGGTTGTCATCACGGTCTTCGCAGACCGCTCCTTTGACTTCATCACCAAGACCCCGCCCGCTGCCGTGCTGCTGCTCAAGGCCGCCAAGCTGGAGAAAGGGTCCGGTGTGCCCAACAAGGAAAAAGTCGGCAAGGTCACCAAGGCCCAGATCCGCGAAATTGCCGAAATGAAGATGCCGGACCTGAACGCCAATGACATCGCAAAGGCCATGCTGCAGATCGAGGGAACTGCCCGTAGCATGGGTCTTGAAGTCAAAGGCTAG
- the tuf gene encoding elongation factor Tu, whose translation MGKAKFLRSKPHVNIGTIGHIDHGKTTLTAAITKLAFLKGFGEYVAFDQIDKAPEEKERGITIATAHVEYETENRHYAHVDCPGHADYIKNMITGAAQMDGAILVCAATDGPMPQTREHILLARQVGVPAMVVFLNKCDMVDDEELLELVELEVRELLSKYEFPGDDIPVILGSALKALECESVDDPDAKPIYELLAACDSYIPEPKRDIDMPFLMPVEDVFSISGRGTVITGRIERGVVKVGEEIAIIGIKDTIKTTCTGVEMFRKILDQGQAGDNVGLLIRGVKREEVERGQVAAKPGSITPHTKFKAEVYVLSKDEGGRHTPFFSGYRPQFYFRTTDITGVVTLEEGVEMVMPGDNATFNVDLIAPIAMESGLRFAIREGGRTVGAGVVTEIVE comes from the coding sequence ATGGGAAAAGCAAAATTTCTGCGTAGCAAGCCGCACGTCAACATCGGTACCATCGGTCACATCGACCATGGCAAGACCACGCTGACCGCCGCCATCACCAAGCTCGCCTTCCTCAAGGGGTTTGGTGAGTACGTTGCCTTCGACCAGATCGACAAGGCGCCCGAGGAAAAAGAGCGCGGTATCACCATCGCCACCGCTCACGTCGAGTACGAGACCGAGAACCGCCACTATGCACACGTGGACTGCCCCGGTCACGCCGACTACATCAAGAACATGATCACCGGTGCCGCCCAGATGGACGGCGCGATCCTGGTCTGCGCCGCCACCGACGGTCCCATGCCCCAGACCCGTGAGCACATCCTGCTCGCCCGTCAGGTCGGCGTGCCCGCCATGGTCGTCTTCCTCAACAAGTGCGACATGGTCGACGACGAGGAACTGCTGGAGCTGGTCGAGCTGGAAGTCCGCGAGCTGCTGAGCAAGTACGAGTTCCCCGGCGACGACATCCCGGTCATCCTCGGCTCCGCCCTGAAGGCCCTGGAGTGCGAGAGCGTCGATGATCCGGACGCCAAGCCCATCTACGAGCTGCTCGCCGCCTGCGACTCCTACATCCCGGAGCCCAAGCGCGATATCGACATGCCTTTCCTCATGCCGGTCGAGGACGTTTTCTCCATCTCCGGTCGCGGCACTGTCATCACTGGCCGCATTGAGCGCGGTGTTGTCAAGGTCGGCGAGGAAATCGCCATCATCGGCATCAAGGACACCATCAAGACCACCTGCACAGGTGTCGAGATGTTCCGCAAGATCCTCGACCAGGGCCAGGCTGGCGACAACGTCGGTCTGCTGATCCGCGGCGTGAAGCGTGAGGAAGTCGAGCGCGGCCAGGTTGCTGCCAAGCCCGGTTCCATCACCCCGCACACCAAGTTCAAGGCCGAGGTCTACGTCCTCTCCAAGGACGAGGGCGGACGCCACACCCCGTTCTTCTCCGGCTACCGCCCGCAGTTCTACTTCCGCACGACCGACATCACCGGTGTCGTCACTCTGGAAGAGGGTGTCGAGATGGTCATGCCCGGCGATAACGCCACCTTCAACGTCGATCTCATCGCGCCCATCGCCATGGAATCCGGCCTGCGTTTCGCCATCCGCGAAGGCGGCCGCACCGTTGGCGCTGGTGTCGTCACCGAGATCGTGGAGTAG
- the nusG gene encoding transcription termination/antitermination protein NusG → MDATLEQAAPRTRWYIVHTYSGFEQRVEQTVREMMRTGQDKGLIEEVVMPTEKVVEMVKGERKTSTRKFYPGYIMIKMTLTDDTWHLIQSIPRVTGFVGGKNRPTPMRDSEAENILNMMESRQEKPRPKFNFERGDEVRVIDGPFSGFNGVVEEVNYDKGKLKVSVSIFGRQTPVELDFVQVDKG, encoded by the coding sequence ATGGATGCCACATTGGAACAAGCAGCACCCCGCACACGCTGGTACATCGTTCACACCTACTCAGGGTTTGAACAGCGCGTGGAGCAGACCGTCAGGGAGATGATGCGGACCGGGCAGGACAAGGGCCTCATCGAGGAAGTAGTCATGCCCACCGAGAAGGTCGTCGAGATGGTCAAGGGGGAGCGCAAGACTTCCACCAGGAAGTTCTATCCCGGCTACATCATGATCAAGATGACCTTGACTGATGACACCTGGCATCTGATACAGTCCATCCCGCGTGTCACCGGCTTTGTGGGCGGCAAAAACCGGCCCACCCCCATGCGTGACAGCGAGGCGGAGAATATTCTCAACATGATGGAGAGCCGCCAGGAAAAGCCGCGTCCCAAGTTCAATTTTGAACGCGGAGACGAGGTTCGGGTCATTGACGGCCCCTTCAGCGGTTTCAACGGTGTTGTGGAAGAAGTCAATTACGACAAGGGAAAACTCAAGGTTTCCGTCTCCATCTTTGGGCGTCAGACTCCGGTGGAGCTTGATTTTGTCCAGGTGGACAAAGGGTAA